One window from the genome of Ictidomys tridecemlineatus isolate mIctTri1 chromosome 12, mIctTri1.hap1, whole genome shotgun sequence encodes:
- the LOC101971195 gene encoding N-acetyltransferase 8F1 has translation MAPHHIRKYQETDHKRVQDLYSQGMVEHIPATFRHILKLPQTILVLLGVPIALLLVSGSWLLALGSNVTLLVFLWLLARHPWKKYVVIYLQTDLADITKSYLSAHGSCFWVAESGGQVAGIVGALPVEDAPPGRKKLQLFHLSVALEHRGEGLGKALVMTVLQFARAQGYSEVVLDTSMVQQAALTLYQRMGFQKTGEYFVDKISRLLDISTIQFKYCFPSAQDGGL, from the coding sequence ATGGCGCCTCATCATATCCGCAAATACCAGGAGACTGACCACAAAAGGGTCCAGGACTTGTACTCTCAAGGAATGGTCGAGCACATCCCCGCCACTTTCCGCCACATACTGAAGTTGCCACAAACAATCCTGGTCTTACTTGGGGTGCCCATCGCCCTACTCCTGGTCTCTGGCTCTTGGCTCCTGGCTCTTGGATCTAATGTCACCCTCCTTGTTTTCCTCTGGCTGCTGGCCAGACACCCTTGGAAGAAGTACGTGGTCATATATTTGCAGACAGACCTTGCTGACATCACCAAATCCTACCTGAGTGCCCATGGCTCCTGCTTCTGGGTGGCTGAGTCTGGGGGCCAGGTAGCAGGCATAGTGGGTGCTCTGCCAGTGGAAGACGCCCCCCCAGGGAGGAAAAAACTGCAGCTGTTTCACCTCTCTGTGGCCTTGGAGCACCGAGGTGAAGGACTAGGGAAAGCCCTGGTCATGACTGTCCTCCAGTTTGCGAGGGCTCAGGGCTACAGTGAGGTTGTCCTTGATACTAGCATGGTACAGCAGGCTGCTCTGACCCTCTACCAGCGCATGGGCTTCCAGAAGACAGGAGAGTACTTTGTTGACAAAATCTCTAGACTACTGGACATTTCTACAATTCAATTTAAATACTGTTTCCCATCTGCTCAGGATGGAGGCCTGTGA
- the LOC101955659 gene encoding LOW QUALITY PROTEIN: N-acetyltransferase 8F1 (The sequence of the model RefSeq protein was modified relative to this genomic sequence to represent the inferred CDS: inserted 1 base in 1 codon; deleted 2 bases in 1 codon): MAPHHIHKYQETDRKRVLDLFSEGMFKHVPATFHLGLKMPPTFLVLLGVPVALLLVSGSWLLVLGSNVTLLVFLWLLAIQPWRQYVVMCLQTDLADITKSYLSARGSCFWVAVSGGQVAGIVGALQVKDAPPRRKQLQLFHLSVALEHRGEGLGKALVMAVLQFAXGYSEVVLETSMVQQAALTLYLHMGFQKTGEYFFSKIFRLLGNSTIQLKYCLPSAQEGGP; this comes from the exons ATGGCACCTCATCACATCCACAAATACCAG GAGACTGACCGCAAGAGGGTCCTGGACTTGTTCTCTGAAGGGATGTTCAAGCATGTCCCCGCCACATTCCACCTTGGGCTGAAGATGCCACCAACATTCCTGGTCTTACTTGGGGTGCCCGTCGCCCTACTCCTGGTCTCTGGCTCTTGGCTCCTGGTTCTTGGATCTAATGTCACCCTCCTTGTTTTCCTCTGGCTGCTGGCCATACAGCCTTGGAGGCAGTACGTGGTCATGTGTTTGCAGACAGACCTTGCTGACATCACCAAATCCTACCTGAGTGCCCGTGGTTCCTGCTTCTGGGTGGCTGTGTCTGGGGGCCAGGTGGCAGGCATAGTGGGTGCTCTGCAAGTGAAGGACGCCCCCCCAAGGAGGAAGCAACTGCAGCTGTTTCACCTCTCTGTGGCCTTGGAGCACCGAGGTGAAGGACTAGGGAAAGCCCTGGTCATGGCTGTCCTCCAGTTTG AGGGCTACAGTGAGGTTGTCCTTGAAACTAGCATGGTACAGCAGGCTGCTCTGACCCTCTACCTGCACATGGGCTTCCAGAAGACAGGAGAGTACTTCTTTAGCAAGATCTTTCGACTCTTGGGCAATTCTACAATTCAATTAAAATACTGCCTCCCATCTGCTCAGGAAGGAGGCCCATGA
- the LOC101970622 gene encoding N-acetyltransferase 8F1-like — MDIMNLGICMTTHSLPTAPHHIGKYQETDCKRVLDLFSQGMVEHVPATFCHGLKLPQTLLVLLGVPITLLLVSGSWLLALGSNVTLLVILWLLARELWRQYVIMYLQADLVDITKSYLSAHGSCFWVAESGGQVAGIVGALPVENAPPGRKQLQLFHLSVALEHRGEGLGKALVMTVLQFARAQGYSEVVLDTSIVQQAALTLYLRMGFQKTGEYFPDKISRLLDVPTIRLMYSFPSAQEAGR, encoded by the exons atggacatCATGAACCTAGGGATATGTATGACG ACACATAGTCTCCCCACGGCACCTCATCACATCGGCAAATACCAGGAGACTGACTGCAAAAGGGTCCTGGACTTGTTCTCCCAAGGAATGGTCGAGCATGTCCCTGCCACCTTCTGCCATGGACTGAAGTTACCACAAACACTCCTGGTCTTACTTGGGGTGCCCATCACCCTACTCCTGGTCTCTGGCTCTTGGCTCCTGGCTCTTGGATCCAATGTCACCCTCCTTGTTATCCTATGGTTGCTGGCCAGAGAGCTTTGGAGGCAGTACGTGATCATGTATTTGCAGGCAGATCTTGTTGACATCACCAAATCCTACCTGAGTGCCCATGGCTCCTGCTTCTGGGTGGCTGAGTCTGGGGGCCAGGTAGCAGGCATAGTGGGTGCTCTGCCAGTGGAGAATGCCCCCCCAGGGAGGAAGCAACTGCAGCTGTTTCACCTCTCTGTGGCCTTGGAGCACCGAGGTGAAGGACTAGGGAAAGCCCTGGTCATGACTGTCCTCCAGTTTGCGAGGGCTCAGGGCTACAGTGAGGTTGTCCTTGATACTAGCATAGTACAGCAGGCTGCTCTGACCCTCTACCTGCGCATGGGCTTCCAGAAGACAGGAGAGTACTTTCCTGATAAAATCTCTAGACTACTGGACGTTCCTACAATTCGTTTAATGTATTCCTTCCCATCTGCTCAGGAAGCAGGCCGGTGA
- the LOC101970324 gene encoding N-acetyltransferase 8F1-like produces the protein MAPHHIRKYQETDHKRVQDLYSQGMVEHIPATFRHILKLPQTILVLLGVPIALLLVSGSWLLALVSNVTLLVFLWLLARYPWKKYVVICLQTDLADITKSYLSAHGSCFWVAESWGQVAGIVGALPVENAPPGRKQLQLFHLSVALEHRGEGLGKALVMTVLQFARAQGYSEVVLNTSILHPAALTLYQSMGFQKIREYFPDKISRLLDVPTIRLMYSFPSAQEAGR, from the coding sequence ATGGCACCTCATCACATCCGCAAATACCAGGAGACTGACCACAAAAGAGTCCAGGACTTGTACTCTCAAGGAATGGTCGAGCACATCCCCGCCACTTTCCGCCACATACTGAAGTTGCCACAAACAATCCTGGTCTTACTTGGGGTGCCTATCGCCCTACTCCTGGTCTCTGGCTCTTGGCTCCTGGCTCTTGTATCTAATGTCACCCTCCTTGTTTTCCTCTGGCTGCTGGCCAGATATCCTTGGAAGAAGTACGTGGTCATATGTTTGCAGACAGACCTTGCTGACATCACCAAATCCTACCTGAGTGCCCATGGCTCCTGCTTCTGGGTGGCTGAGTCTTGGGGCCAGGTAGCAGGCATAGTGGGTGCTCTGCCAGTGGAGAATGCCCCCCCAGGGAGGAAGCAACTGCAGCTGTTTCACCTCTCTGTGGCCTTGGAGCACCGAGGTGAAGGACTAGGGAAAGCCCTGGTCATGACTGTCCTCCAGTTTGCGAGGGCTCAGGGCTACAGTGAGGTTGTCCTTAATACTAGCATATTACACCCAGCTGCTCTGACCCTCTACCAGAGCATGGGCTTCCAGAAGATAAGAGAGTACTTTCCTGATAAAATCTCTAGACTACTGGACGTTCCTACAATTCGTTTAATGTATTCCTTCCCATCTGCTCAGGAAGCAGGCCGGTGA